From a single Lolium rigidum isolate FL_2022 chromosome 7, APGP_CSIRO_Lrig_0.1, whole genome shotgun sequence genomic region:
- the LOC124672892 gene encoding glyoxylase I 4-like translates to MGEECKCDANGGGGGGAVDPAAIEKLYEDVPPMPLMALNHISRLCKSVDASVRFYVKALGFVLVHRPPALDFSGAWLFNYGVGIHLVQRDDARRAADVNPGELDPMDNHISFQCEDMGALEKRLKEMGIRYMKRTINEEEGSPIDQLFFKDPDGFMIEICNCENLELVPAGALGRLRLPRDRHNPPLRMDGAE, encoded by the exons ATGGGAGAGGAGTGCAAGTGCGACGcgaacggtggcggcggcggcggagccgtcGACCCGGCGGCGATAGAGAAGCTGTACGAGGACGTGCCGCCGATGCCGCTGATGGCGCTGAACCACATCTCCCGCCTCTGCAAGTCCGTCGACGCCTCCGTTCGGTTCTACGTCAAGGCCCTCGGCTTCGTCCTCGTCCACCGCCCTCCCGCGCTCGACTTCTCCGGCGCCTG GCTCTTCAACTACGGTGTCGGGATCCACCTGGTCCAGCGAGACGACGCTCGGCGAGCCGCCGACGTCAACCCCGGCGAGCTCGACCCCATGGACAACCACATCTCGTTCCAG tgtgaggACATGGGCGCGTTGGAGAAGAGGCTCAAGGAGATGGGGATCAGGTACATGAAGAGGACCATCAACGAGGAGGAGGGGTCGCCCATCGACCAGCTCTTCTTCAAGGACCCCGACGGCTTCATGATCGAGATCTGCAACTGCGAGAACCTCGAGCTCGTCCCCGCCGGCGCGCTCGGCCGCCTCAGGCTTCCCCGCGACCGCCACAATCCGCCGCTCCGGATGGACGGAGCAGAGTAG